A single genomic interval of Streptomyces sp. BA2 harbors:
- a CDS encoding YncE family protein — MEKSSHAVSFYDAESGQLRQTVRLPDYPHEMVVDSRRRFAYVGHYGVRMSSSVGEGGAAVFVIDLAERSLARTIDTRPFNRIHGMGIDHHDRLYALSEEKAALLGFDDPSTDPAPTRAVPTHGVKTHLFTLSRDGERAYVTGLLSHTVSLVRPHDAAVPPVLVTPGQLPESSCLSRDEKTLFVGARKSASLVAVDTRTMKVRRTRKTGGDPLRVYTLDDERLLVTDIVANTLALWSTDLRPIRSLGLDGTPSAVTLHPSRPLAYVSLLGTNRIAVVDLDRFAVVDGFATQLEPDASVLLPAP; from the coding sequence GTGGAGAAAAGCAGCCACGCGGTCAGCTTCTACGACGCCGAGTCGGGGCAGCTCCGCCAGACCGTCCGGCTGCCCGACTACCCGCATGAGATGGTCGTCGACTCGCGCAGACGATTCGCCTACGTCGGGCACTACGGGGTGCGCATGTCTTCCAGCGTCGGCGAGGGCGGCGCCGCCGTCTTCGTCATCGACCTGGCCGAGCGGTCCCTGGCCCGGACAATCGACACACGGCCCTTCAACCGCATCCACGGCATGGGCATCGACCATCACGACCGGCTGTACGCCTTGAGCGAGGAGAAGGCGGCTCTGCTCGGTTTCGACGATCCGTCCACCGACCCCGCGCCGACCAGAGCAGTGCCCACCCACGGGGTGAAGACCCACTTGTTCACGCTCAGCCGTGACGGCGAACGAGCCTATGTCACCGGGCTGTTGTCCCACACGGTGAGCCTTGTGCGCCCCCATGACGCCGCCGTCCCGCCTGTGCTGGTCACACCCGGTCAACTGCCCGAGAGCAGCTGTCTGAGCCGGGATGAGAAGACGCTGTTCGTCGGAGCCCGCAAGAGCGCCTCGCTGGTCGCCGTGGACACCCGCACCATGAAGGTACGGCGGACCAGGAAGACGGGCGGAGACCCGCTGCGGGTCTACACGCTCGATGACGAACGGCTGTTGGTGACGGACATCGTCGCCAACACCCTCGCCCTATGGAGCACCGACCTGCGGCCGATCCGTTCCCTTGGCCTCGACGGGACCCCGTCCGCGGTGACACTTCATCCGAGCAGGCCACTGGCGTATGTGTCGCTGTTGGGCACCAACCGGATCGCCGTCGTCGATCTGGACCGGTTCGCTGTGGTCGACGGCTTCGCCACCCAGCTGGAACCAGATGCCTCGGTGCTCCTGCCTGCTCCCTGA
- a CDS encoding ABC-F family ATP-binding cassette domain-containing protein — translation MSLPVEAGSNAHVRAQGLTVTRGSRRVLNDVSVTLSARSRVAVVGENGRGKTTLLHVLAGLITPDEGTVHRAGTIGLARQELSVGDGETVGTLTSQALAASLAALAALDEATLAMAEGEVAADDRYSAALDAATRLDAWDAERRVDVALEALGACTDRDRPLSTLSVGQRYRVRLACLLGARHDILLLDEPTNHLDADGLDFLTRRLREHDGGLAVVSHDRALLRDVANRFLDLDPSRDGKPRLYAGGYDAWQGARRRERERWEQDHEEQQAEHRRLQDAVSAARDRLSTGWRPDKGTGKHQRQSRAPGVVQAFKRQQDALEAHRIDVPQPPPLLRWPDLGVRPGAPQLRAHGVAVEGRLAGPVDLTLDGGDRLLVTGLNGAGKSTLLAVLSGALEPTRGHVRTAKGARAVQVTQETAQQDPGLTAREVHARHVGRLVAAGVIRDADVVPLGGLGLLDSDALRTPVGRMSQGQQRRLDLALALAGRPGLILLDEPTNHLSSTLVDELTDALCDTSAALVVATHDRQLRRDLAHWPRLEVGEPTGLYREDSV, via the coding sequence ATGTCCTTGCCCGTCGAGGCGGGCAGCAACGCGCACGTCCGCGCTCAGGGCCTCACCGTCACCCGCGGGTCCCGGCGTGTTCTGAACGACGTCTCGGTCACGCTCTCCGCCCGGTCACGCGTCGCCGTCGTGGGCGAGAACGGCCGGGGCAAGACGACGCTGCTGCACGTCCTGGCCGGACTGATCACGCCCGACGAGGGCACCGTGCACCGGGCAGGGACGATCGGCCTGGCCCGCCAGGAGCTGTCCGTGGGCGACGGGGAGACCGTCGGCACCCTGACGTCCCAGGCGCTGGCCGCGTCGCTCGCGGCCCTCGCCGCGCTGGACGAGGCGACCCTCGCCATGGCTGAGGGCGAGGTCGCTGCCGATGACCGCTATTCCGCCGCGCTCGACGCCGCCACCCGGCTCGACGCGTGGGATGCCGAACGCCGCGTCGACGTCGCCCTGGAGGCGCTTGGTGCGTGCACCGACCGCGATCGCCCCTTGTCGACGCTGTCGGTCGGGCAGCGCTACCGGGTCCGCCTCGCCTGCCTGCTCGGCGCGCGGCACGACATCCTGCTGCTCGACGAGCCGACCAACCACCTCGACGCCGACGGCCTCGACTTCCTGACCCGCAGGCTGCGCGAGCACGACGGTGGCCTCGCTGTCGTCAGCCACGACCGGGCACTGTTGCGCGACGTCGCGAACCGGTTCCTGGACCTCGACCCCTCCCGCGACGGGAAGCCGCGCCTGTACGCGGGCGGCTATGACGCCTGGCAGGGTGCCCGGCGCCGTGAGCGGGAGCGATGGGAGCAGGACCATGAGGAGCAGCAGGCCGAGCACCGGCGGCTGCAGGACGCCGTCTCGGCTGCCCGCGACCGGCTCTCCACCGGCTGGCGGCCGGACAAGGGGACCGGCAAGCACCAACGCCAGTCCCGCGCACCGGGCGTCGTACAGGCCTTCAAGCGGCAGCAGGACGCTCTGGAGGCGCACCGGATCGATGTGCCGCAGCCGCCGCCCCTGTTGCGGTGGCCGGATCTGGGTGTCCGGCCGGGCGCGCCGCAGTTGCGGGCACACGGCGTCGCGGTCGAGGGGCGTCTTGCCGGTCCGGTCGACCTCACTCTTGACGGCGGCGACCGGCTCCTTGTCACCGGCCTCAACGGCGCCGGGAAGTCCACGCTGCTCGCTGTTCTGTCCGGTGCGCTCGAGCCCACGCGCGGACACGTCCGTACGGCGAAGGGGGCCCGAGCGGTGCAGGTGACCCAGGAGACCGCCCAGCAGGACCCCGGCCTCACCGCCCGCGAGGTGCACGCCCGCCACGTGGGACGGCTGGTGGCCGCGGGCGTGATCCGCGACGCCGACGTCGTCCCGCTCGGCGGGCTCGGGCTGCTGGACTCCGACGCGCTGCGCACGCCGGTCGGGCGGATGTCGCAGGGCCAGCAGCGTCGTCTCGATCTGGCGCTGGCGCTGGCCGGGCGGCCCGGCCTGATCCTGCTCGACGAGCCGACCAACCATCTGTCGTCAACGCTGGTCGACGAGTTGACCGACGCGCTGTGCGACACGAGTGCCGCCCTTGTCGTCGCGACGCACGACCGGCAGCTTCGACGGGACCTCGCGCACTGGCCACGTCTGGAAGTGGGCGAACCCACCGGCCTGTACCGGGAGGACAGCGTCTAG
- a CDS encoding GNAT family N-acetyltransferase, with amino-acid sequence MAIVLSGPGVDGLGEAVGVLREWQYDGAPMQLHPGDLGWFWRFGAEATAAAVRTWSRDGRMLAVGLLDGPGLLRLTIAPDARWDEELARQLVEDVTQPERGVLPEGKASIEAPMDALVQDLLFEAGWNADEPWTPLRRDLTEPVRDPGVRIEVTGPEQAHVRAAVQRASFDGSTFTDEHWHATAAGLPYAEARCLVAYDGQGEAVAAVTVWSAGPGRPGLLEPMGVHREHRGHGYGKAITIAAAAALQEMGSSSAIVCAPSSNAGAVATYRSAGFHQLPEIRDRYRDA; translated from the coding sequence ATGGCGATTGTGTTGAGCGGGCCGGGAGTTGACGGGCTGGGCGAGGCTGTGGGCGTGCTGCGGGAGTGGCAGTACGACGGGGCGCCGATGCAACTGCATCCGGGGGACCTGGGCTGGTTCTGGCGGTTCGGTGCGGAGGCGACGGCCGCGGCGGTCAGGACGTGGAGCCGTGACGGACGGATGCTCGCCGTCGGGCTGCTGGACGGTCCCGGCCTTTTGCGGCTGACGATCGCGCCGGACGCCCGGTGGGACGAGGAGCTGGCGCGGCAGTTGGTGGAAGACGTGACCCAGCCGGAGCGCGGCGTACTGCCCGAGGGGAAGGCGAGCATCGAGGCACCGATGGACGCACTGGTCCAAGACCTGCTGTTCGAGGCCGGCTGGAACGCCGACGAGCCGTGGACGCCGCTGCGCCGCGACCTGACGGAGCCGGTGCGGGACCCAGGCGTGCGGATCGAGGTGACCGGGCCCGAGCAGGCGCATGTCCGGGCCGCCGTACAGCGGGCCTCGTTCGACGGGTCGACGTTCACCGACGAGCACTGGCACGCGACGGCGGCCGGATTGCCGTACGCCGAGGCCCGTTGTCTGGTCGCGTACGACGGACAGGGCGAGGCGGTGGCGGCGGTGACGGTGTGGTCGGCCGGTCCGGGGAGGCCCGGACTGCTCGAGCCGATGGGCGTCCACCGGGAACACCGCGGTCACGGTTACGGCAAGGCGATCACCATCGCCGCCGCGGCCGCACTCCAGGAGATGGGCTCGTCGAGCGCGATCGTCTGCGCGCCGAGCTCGAACGCGGGCGCGGTGGCCACCTACAGGTCGGCCGGCTTCCACCAACTCCCCGAGATCCGGGACCGGTATCGGGACGCGTAG
- a CDS encoding ABC transporter substrate-binding protein — MSTPPPTPPPPPSIPGVEPTGGSSVRIGALVPLTRPGWVEAGQHLLAGLELGVREVNDAGGIDGKPLELVVRDTAADPQRAAAAVDELAGLGVAAVVGEYHSVVARAAAGRADAIGLPFLCSSAVLDALTEQPTDWVARLSPPQSRGWQVYADFLLAAGHSRIAVATQSTVYWASGTRILRDYLAPRGGTVIELDMSALSPTAMCDELVDRGATALLLLVGHPEPAVPIVKSVRHDQRLAEILIGAPAGQPEFAEWAKLLGDDGAAIPFLRYLPERLGPLGARVETTLRERLGEGPFFVAFEGYDSVAVLAAAMRSHGGDRARTAESWPRVEVDGTRGQITFSRTPGISVWQWARTPIQVVDRDPAEPDRFRVLHVG; from the coding sequence ATGAGTACGCCACCGCCAACGCCACCACCGCCACCGTCGATACCTGGGGTGGAGCCGACCGGCGGATCATCCGTCCGGATCGGCGCTCTCGTTCCGCTGACTCGGCCTGGCTGGGTCGAGGCAGGCCAACACTTGCTCGCCGGACTCGAGCTGGGCGTTCGCGAAGTCAATGACGCCGGAGGCATCGACGGAAAGCCACTTGAACTCGTGGTCCGAGACACGGCGGCTGATCCGCAGAGGGCCGCGGCAGCCGTAGATGAACTGGCAGGCCTGGGCGTGGCTGCCGTGGTGGGGGAGTATCACAGCGTCGTCGCTCGTGCCGCCGCAGGCAGGGCCGACGCCATCGGTCTGCCCTTCCTCTGCTCGTCGGCCGTTCTCGACGCGCTCACCGAACAGCCGACGGACTGGGTCGCGCGCCTCTCCCCGCCGCAGTCCCGCGGCTGGCAGGTCTACGCGGACTTTCTCCTCGCCGCGGGGCACAGCCGAATCGCCGTGGCAACCCAGTCGACTGTCTACTGGGCATCTGGGACCCGCATTCTGCGGGACTACCTCGCTCCACGCGGCGGCACCGTCATCGAACTCGACATGAGCGCGCTCAGCCCCACGGCCATGTGCGACGAGCTCGTCGACCGTGGTGCGACAGCCCTCCTTCTGCTGGTAGGCCACCCGGAACCGGCCGTGCCGATCGTCAAGTCCGTCCGTCACGACCAGCGTCTCGCCGAGATCCTGATCGGTGCTCCGGCCGGACAACCGGAGTTCGCCGAATGGGCGAAGCTGCTGGGCGACGACGGCGCCGCGATCCCGTTCTTGCGCTACCTGCCCGAGCGCCTCGGCCCACTCGGGGCACGAGTCGAGACAACCCTCCGCGAGCGGCTGGGCGAAGGGCCCTTCTTCGTCGCCTTCGAGGGCTACGACTCGGTCGCCGTCCTCGCCGCTGCGATGCGTTCTCACGGCGGCGACCGTGCGCGCACCGCCGAATCCTGGCCGCGCGTCGAAGTCGATGGCACCCGGGGGCAGATCACGTTCTCCCGCACGCCGGGCATCAGCGTTTGGCAATGGGCTCGGACGCCTATCCAGGTCGTTGACCGAGATCCGGCGGAACCCGACCGCTTCCGGGTTCTGCACGTCGGCTGA
- a CDS encoding haloacid dehalogenase type II, which translates to MSGTGDANANANANANADGDGDGDLEVEVVVFDVLGTMVDESGGLRAALAEAVSASGDRSSGGMAVEGLLEVWREHVEREQRRIGEGARAYVNSEVIEREAAERVAECAGLSDPVAIGRLAGASRRLRPWGDSVAGLARLAGRFPVLGLSHASRGALLRLNAYAGLRWHQALSGEEVRAYKPAPEAYQLAIDAAGCPAERVLMVAAHAWDLRGAQAVGMRTAYVQRPVGDPPRNTDTFDWRVESLAELAGELKAA; encoded by the coding sequence ATGTCCGGGACGGGCGATGCCAATGCCAATGCCAATGCCAATGCCAATGCCGATGGCGATGGCGATGGCGATCTGGAGGTCGAGGTGGTCGTCTTCGACGTGCTGGGGACGATGGTCGACGAGTCCGGCGGACTGCGTGCGGCCCTGGCGGAGGCGGTGTCCGCGTCCGGCGACCGGTCGTCCGGCGGGATGGCTGTGGAGGGTCTGCTCGAGGTCTGGCGGGAGCACGTCGAGCGTGAGCAGCGGCGCATCGGGGAGGGGGCCCGGGCGTATGTGAACAGTGAGGTCATCGAGCGGGAGGCGGCTGAGCGCGTGGCCGAGTGCGCCGGGTTGAGTGATCCGGTGGCCATCGGACGGCTGGCCGGGGCATCGCGGCGCCTGAGGCCTTGGGGCGATTCCGTTGCCGGTCTCGCGCGTCTTGCGGGGCGGTTTCCTGTGCTGGGGCTCTCCCATGCGAGTCGCGGGGCGCTGCTGCGGCTGAACGCGTACGCGGGGCTGCGCTGGCATCAGGCGTTGTCCGGCGAGGAGGTACGGGCCTACAAGCCCGCGCCGGAGGCCTACCAGCTGGCGATCGACGCGGCGGGGTGTCCGGCCGAGCGAGTGCTGATGGTCGCCGCGCATGCGTGGGATCTGAGGGGAGCTCAGGCGGTGGGGATGCGAACGGCCTATGTTCAGCGGCCGGTGGGTGATCCGCCGAGGAATACGGACACCTTCGATTGGCGGGTGGAGAGCCTGGCTGAGCTGGCGGGTGAACTGAAGGCGGCGTAG
- a CDS encoding ABATE domain-containing protein has product MHFAFVSGHPALDLVATVESRRDRPRDLLATPADLEQWVMACDELPDRVTADSPALTRTHQLREAVHQLALDRMQGRSYEPAGLDVLNNAAAGPLPALHLSDAGIRRTGDLASALTHIARGAITLLADPDTCLKECGRPSCTRLYLDRSRGTRRTWCGMQACGNRVKAAAYRARKHATP; this is encoded by the coding sequence GTGCACTTCGCCTTCGTGAGCGGTCACCCCGCCCTGGACCTGGTCGCCACCGTGGAATCCCGCCGCGACCGGCCCCGTGACCTCCTGGCCACCCCCGCCGACCTCGAACAGTGGGTCATGGCCTGCGACGAGCTCCCCGACCGGGTCACAGCCGACAGCCCGGCGCTCACCCGTACCCATCAACTCCGCGAGGCCGTCCACCAGCTCGCCCTCGACCGCATGCAAGGCCGCAGCTACGAGCCGGCCGGCCTGGACGTCCTCAACAACGCCGCCGCCGGGCCGCTTCCCGCGCTCCACCTCAGCGACGCGGGCATCCGCCGGACAGGAGACCTGGCCTCCGCTCTCACCCACATCGCCCGCGGCGCGATCACCCTGCTCGCCGACCCCGACACCTGCCTCAAGGAATGTGGCCGCCCGAGCTGCACCCGCCTGTACCTCGACCGCTCCCGCGGGACGCGACGTACCTGGTGCGGCATGCAGGCCTGCGGCAACCGCGTCAAAGCCGCCGCCTACCGGGCCCGCAAGCACGCCACTCCATGA
- a CDS encoding TetR family transcriptional regulator codes for MTNPTDAPQGPRPANQGRRVAARNRAALIAAAREVFAEEGLDAPLSAVARRAGVGQGSLYRHFADRVALASAVLDENVQHIEQAADEPDASLASVLGVVTWHLTRSTAFVDLLRIRGARGDGEQARALAARVHSVLSRCLPAGHRLSADDVMLAVAMVSGAVTGPTPTERERRALAAWRLLGIEVGPLRPVETAVDV; via the coding sequence GTGACGAACCCAACCGATGCCCCCCAAGGCCCGCGTCCGGCCAACCAGGGGCGGCGGGTCGCGGCACGCAATCGCGCCGCCCTCATCGCGGCAGCCCGCGAAGTGTTCGCCGAGGAGGGTCTGGACGCGCCGCTGTCGGCCGTCGCGCGCCGCGCCGGGGTGGGACAGGGCAGCCTCTACCGGCACTTCGCCGACCGGGTCGCGCTGGCCTCCGCCGTCCTGGACGAGAACGTCCAGCACATCGAACAGGCCGCGGACGAACCCGACGCGAGCCTGGCGAGCGTCCTGGGCGTGGTCACCTGGCATCTGACCCGGTCGACGGCGTTCGTCGACCTGTTGCGCATCCGCGGCGCACGGGGCGACGGAGAGCAGGCCAGGGCGCTGGCCGCGCGCGTCCACAGCGTCCTTTCCCGGTGCCTGCCCGCGGGTCATCGGCTGTCCGCCGACGACGTCATGCTCGCCGTCGCGATGGTCTCCGGGGCCGTCACCGGGCCCACCCCTACCGAGCGGGAGCGTCGTGCTCTGGCGGCTTGGCGGCTGCTCGGCATCGAGGTGGGGCCGTTGCGGCCCGTCGAGACCGCCGTGGACGTGTGA
- a CDS encoding SMP-30/gluconolactonase/LRE family protein, protein MTAHRTSHRRPRATLAALATGGLLVLTGCGTQTSAAPASRPAPSGEGRTIRATQIAHVTDPHEATGRTLLEGPVLDENGDLYVVDVTAPPGEPKVISVDLTTGEHKGVYTDRTGAYTSAQISPYDGRLYLTDYTGSVVSTEPDGSDPRTFFSGEVDGSAMNLDDLAFDDEGNLYVSDLHGMKPGKAEGRIVRIDRDGGKTTALADGLAHPNGVMFDPELHGLWISELAENTVSYLLLAADKTAVTSQHEAIHVDAGVAQTDSIAVDADGNLYQGLHGRPAMAVYSPEGERLATVEVPAKAAKGLESATNVAITPGGTKAYMTVSGPDGGYVFRFTALGKGIRQSNGG, encoded by the coding sequence ATGACCGCCCACCGCACATCCCACCGCCGCCCCCGCGCCACCCTGGCGGCTCTGGCCACCGGCGGCCTGTTGGTCCTGACCGGATGCGGCACCCAGACCTCCGCCGCCCCGGCCTCGCGCCCCGCGCCGTCCGGTGAGGGAAGGACCATCCGCGCCACACAGATCGCGCACGTGACCGACCCGCACGAGGCCACCGGCAGGACTTTGCTGGAGGGCCCGGTCCTGGACGAGAACGGCGACCTGTACGTCGTGGACGTCACCGCGCCGCCCGGCGAACCCAAGGTCATCTCCGTCGACCTGACCACCGGAGAGCACAAGGGCGTCTACACCGACAGGACTGGTGCTTACACCTCCGCGCAGATCAGCCCGTACGACGGCCGCCTCTACCTCACCGACTACACCGGATCCGTGGTCAGCACGGAGCCGGACGGCTCGGACCCGCGCACATTCTTCTCCGGCGAGGTCGACGGTTCCGCCATGAACCTCGACGACCTCGCCTTCGATGACGAGGGCAATCTGTACGTCAGCGACCTGCACGGCATGAAGCCGGGCAAGGCCGAGGGCCGCATCGTGCGCATCGACCGCGACGGCGGAAAGACCACGGCCCTGGCCGACGGGCTCGCCCACCCCAACGGCGTGATGTTCGATCCCGAGCTGCACGGCTTGTGGATCAGTGAACTCGCCGAGAACACCGTCTCCTACCTGCTGCTCGCCGCGGACAAGACCGCCGTGACCTCGCAGCACGAGGCCATTCACGTCGACGCCGGCGTGGCCCAGACCGACTCCATAGCCGTGGACGCCGACGGCAACCTCTACCAGGGGCTGCACGGCCGACCGGCCATGGCCGTCTACAGCCCCGAGGGGGAACGGCTGGCCACTGTCGAAGTCCCCGCGAAGGCCGCCAAGGGTCTCGAGTCGGCTACCAACGTCGCCATCACCCCGGGCGGCACGAAGGCCTACATGACCGTCAGCGGCCCCGACGGCGGTTACGTCTTCCGGTTCACCGCGCTCGGCAAGGGCATCCGCCAGTCCAACGGCGGCTGA
- a CDS encoding SDR family NAD(P)-dependent oxidoreductase, producing the protein MPNITPASPLRDWLAEPTAGQVLRGFLASQGQSEEALAPALGLPLEQLVQMSGGKFPAELMDTLVTAAETGQIPHGLLADTGTGTGTDAAAVAETDPGVEIGAPEPWTEQVTPGRFGGQSVIVTGAASGIGRAVASRIVREGGRVVAVDISADGLAALAADLGEALVPVTADITEPASADAVLAAAAGRVDALANVAGVMDNDAAVHEVDDTTWERVLRINVEGPMRLMRAVVPGMLAAGGGRIVNVVSEAALRGSAAGAAYTTSKHALVGLTVSSAYQYAGTGVQINAVAPGAVATGIAMPAAAPFGSARTAKMRVAIPRLAMAEELAASITFLLSKDAVNINGAILPSDGGWSTA; encoded by the coding sequence ATGCCGAACATCACCCCCGCCTCCCCGCTGCGCGACTGGCTGGCGGAGCCCACCGCCGGACAAGTCCTGCGTGGATTCCTCGCCTCCCAGGGACAGAGCGAAGAGGCTCTAGCCCCCGCTCTCGGCCTGCCGCTGGAGCAGCTTGTGCAGATGTCCGGCGGGAAGTTCCCTGCGGAGCTCATGGACACCCTGGTCACCGCGGCCGAGACAGGGCAGATCCCACACGGCCTGCTGGCCGACACCGGCACCGGCACCGGCACCGACGCTGCCGCGGTCGCGGAGACCGACCCGGGTGTCGAGATCGGCGCCCCCGAGCCGTGGACCGAGCAGGTCACGCCCGGCCGCTTCGGCGGGCAGAGCGTCATCGTCACCGGAGCCGCATCCGGCATCGGCAGGGCCGTCGCCTCCCGCATCGTGCGCGAGGGCGGCCGCGTCGTCGCCGTCGACATATCCGCCGACGGCCTCGCTGCTCTGGCCGCCGACCTGGGCGAGGCACTCGTGCCCGTCACCGCGGACATCACCGAACCCGCGTCCGCCGACGCGGTCCTGGCCGCCGCGGCCGGCCGCGTGGACGCCCTGGCGAATGTCGCGGGCGTGATGGACAACGACGCCGCCGTGCACGAAGTCGACGACACGACCTGGGAACGCGTCCTGCGCATCAACGTCGAAGGACCGATGCGCCTCATGCGCGCCGTCGTGCCCGGCATGCTCGCCGCGGGCGGCGGCCGGATCGTCAACGTCGTCTCCGAGGCGGCCCTTCGCGGCTCGGCGGCCGGAGCCGCCTATACGACCTCGAAGCACGCGCTGGTCGGCCTGACGGTGTCGTCGGCCTATCAGTACGCGGGAACGGGCGTGCAGATCAACGCCGTTGCCCCCGGCGCGGTCGCCACCGGCATCGCGATGCCTGCCGCCGCCCCGTTCGGCTCGGCCCGCACGGCGAAGATGCGTGTGGCGATCCCGCGCCTCGCCATGGCCGAGGAACTGGCTGCCTCGATCACGTTCCTGCTCAGCAAGGACGCGGTGAACATCAACGGCGCCATCCTGCCCTCCGACGGCGGCTGGTCGACCGCCTGA
- a CDS encoding flavin-containing monooxygenase yields the protein MPLPQRATEQPTPQEIAALRERYRLERERRVRPEGTGQYRSAEAEFGYFADDPYTGEVAEREPLHDVVDVAIVGGGFGGILAGARLRRQGVAKVRVVEKGGDFGGTWYWNRYPGIHCDVESHVYLPLLDETGYVPEWKYAPGEEIRRHAVRIAEQFGLYEHALFSTAVTSLTWDETVEQWVVSTDRGDEFRATYVITATGTLSEPKLPGIPGIEDYRGHTFHTSRWDYAYTGGSPDGGMKGLAGKSVGVVGTGATGVQVIPMLAEDAGHLYVFQRTPSAVDVRGQQRMTPRQVGADRAGWAAERRENFLRICSGEDAEQDLVADRWTESAGLLEKLLPSFRRHGEPDFEAAYEAADHATMNQIRARVAAEVTDTATAAALTPWYRYACKRPTFSDTYLPAFNRDNVTLVDTADTHGIERMTEHGVVVGGVEYEVDCLVFATGFSVGLSGITSGKLPVTGRDGIQLLSTLKERGPRTLHGFTSNGFPNLIRMGSLQNASSVNFTHILDEQAVHAAALVAAAEEKGAVVEPAPEVEDAWTDVCAQGAPDHAWFHAECTPGYYNGEGRGRPNGPTAYPHGAVAFHELLRRWREENMGEALRARAAASVTRG from the coding sequence ATGCCCCTGCCGCAGCGCGCCACGGAGCAGCCCACCCCGCAGGAGATCGCCGCCCTGCGCGAGCGCTACCGCCTCGAGCGGGAACGTCGCGTACGCCCCGAGGGAACGGGCCAGTACCGGTCCGCGGAGGCGGAGTTCGGATACTTCGCCGACGACCCGTACACCGGCGAGGTGGCGGAGCGCGAGCCGCTGCACGACGTGGTCGACGTCGCGATCGTCGGTGGCGGGTTCGGCGGGATCCTGGCGGGCGCGCGCCTGCGCCGGCAGGGCGTGGCGAAGGTGCGCGTCGTCGAGAAGGGCGGCGACTTCGGCGGCACCTGGTACTGGAACCGCTACCCCGGCATCCACTGCGACGTCGAGTCGCACGTCTACCTGCCGCTCCTTGACGAGACCGGCTACGTACCCGAGTGGAAGTACGCCCCTGGGGAGGAGATCCGTCGCCACGCGGTGCGTATCGCCGAGCAGTTCGGCCTGTACGAGCACGCCCTGTTCTCCACCGCTGTCACCTCCCTGACCTGGGATGAGACGGTCGAGCAGTGGGTGGTCAGCACTGACCGGGGCGACGAGTTCCGGGCCACCTACGTCATCACCGCGACCGGCACGCTCTCGGAGCCCAAGCTGCCGGGCATACCCGGCATCGAGGACTACCGGGGTCACACCTTCCACACCTCGCGCTGGGATTACGCGTACACCGGAGGCAGTCCCGACGGCGGCATGAAGGGCCTGGCCGGCAAGAGCGTCGGCGTCGTCGGCACCGGTGCCACCGGCGTGCAGGTCATCCCGATGCTGGCCGAGGACGCCGGTCACTTGTACGTCTTCCAGCGCACCCCCTCCGCCGTGGACGTACGTGGTCAGCAGCGGATGACGCCGCGACAGGTCGGAGCGGACCGGGCGGGCTGGGCTGCCGAGCGCCGCGAGAACTTCCTGCGCATCTGCTCCGGAGAGGACGCCGAGCAGGACCTGGTCGCCGATCGCTGGACGGAGTCGGCCGGGCTCCTCGAAAAGCTCCTGCCCAGCTTCCGCCGCCACGGCGAGCCGGACTTCGAGGCCGCCTACGAGGCCGCCGACCACGCGACGATGAACCAGATCCGTGCACGCGTGGCCGCCGAAGTCACCGATACCGCCACCGCCGCGGCCCTCACGCCCTGGTACCGCTACGCGTGCAAGCGCCCCACGTTCTCCGACACGTACCTGCCCGCGTTCAACCGCGACAACGTCACCCTGGTCGACACGGCCGACACCCACGGCATCGAGCGCATGACCGAGCACGGCGTCGTCGTGGGCGGTGTGGAGTACGAGGTCGACTGTCTGGTGTTCGCCACCGGGTTCTCCGTCGGTCTCTCCGGCATCACCTCCGGGAAGCTGCCGGTGACCGGCCGCGACGGCATCCAGCTCCTGAGCACGCTGAAGGAGCGGGGTCCGCGCACTTTGCACGGTTTCACCAGCAACGGGTTCCCGAACTTGATCCGGATGGGCTCACTGCAGAACGCCAGCAGCGTGAACTTCACGCACATCCTGGACGAGCAAGCCGTGCACGCCGCCGCCCTGGTCGCCGCAGCGGAGGAGAAGGGCGCCGTCGTGGAGCCCGCCCCCGAGGTCGAGGACGCCTGGACCGATGTCTGCGCGCAGGGCGCCCCCGACCACGCGTGGTTCCACGCCGAGTGCACCCCCGGCTACTACAACGGCGAGGGCCGCGGCCGCCCGAACGGCCCCACGGCTTACCCGCACGGCGCCGTCGCCTTCCACGAACTGCTGCGGCGCTGGCGCGAGGAGAACATGGGCGAGGCTCTCCGGGCCAGGGCCGCCGCCTCGGTCACCCGCGGCTGA